TAATATTAACAGGAAGGTTGTACAACTGTTTATAGACCCTTGCTTTTTTTTATTATGTTGGATAACTATCTTGATTTTTAATGTTTACTAATCACTTTAAAATTTTGTTCAAATGAGACGTTATTAATTAAAAGTAAAAATGTAATTATTAGTTTATTCATTTAAAAAATGGGAATTAACTTGATTTATTTTAGTTGTAAATTCTAATTATTTCGCCATTTCCCTTTCCATTTACGCTTCTAACATAGCCATTTATAACTTTATGCATAGGGATTGGATTGTGTCCAGGAAAATAGTCTTTGTATTTTTTATAAGCATCTTCTACCATTCCTGAAGAAACGACATTTACTCTAATTCCGTTTTCAATTTCTAGAGCTACTGCTTGTACAAAACTATGAATACCACCATTTACCATAGCAGCACTTGTTGTCTTAACAACAGGATCGTCTGCTAAAATACCAGTGGATAAAGTTATTGATCCTTTAGGGTTTAAATACTGTTGTCCAATACGCACCAGATTAACTTGTCCCATTAATTTACTTTTTAATCCAATATAATAATCGTCTTCAGTAAGATTATTAAAATCGTCCCATTTTGCCTCTCCTGCAATACAAATAATAGCATCTAATTTTCCAATTTGTTCAAACATAGCTTTTATTGACTTGCTATCTGAAATATCAACAGTTACATCGCTATTGCTACGTCCAGCGATTATTATTTGGTTGTTTTCTTTAAAATGCGCAACAACAGTTTTTCCTATTGTACCGTTTCCTCCTATTATTAAAATTTTCATAGTTAGTTTTTTAAGTTAAACATTGATTTTTCTTATAATTATCTTTGTTACTTCTTGACTTGTAAATGGTTAAATATAAACGGAAAGTCTTACTGGTACTTGAGCGTAATCCCTAATTAGCAGAATGCTAAACAAGGTGTTTTGATTTATTAATTTTAATTAGGTAACTGTTAATTACTATTTGTGTAATTAAAGCGCCACAGAAAATACCTAGATATCCAAATAGTTTAATATGAGTCAAATTTTTCAAAACAGTTCCAAAATATAAACCAGCTAAAATACCTAAGATTAAAATGACTAGATATTTTAGTAATTTAATTCTTCCTAATTTTACTAATTCATTATTCTTTTTTTCAAAAGATTCATTATTAATAATATACTGTTTTAAATTTTCTATATATTTTTCAAAAATTGATGAAAAAGCTATTGGTGAAATAACTCCAAAACCATAGGTTTTAACTGTATGATGGATAACAATTTTATGATTATCAACACTTTTAACTCTAATATTAGATTCCCAATTTAGAACATTTAGTTTCCAGCCATCAAAAATTGACCATTTT
The genomic region above belongs to Olleya sp. Hel_I_94 and contains:
- a CDS encoding short chain dehydrogenase gives rise to the protein MKILIIGGNGTIGKTVVAHFKENNQIIIAGRSNSDVTVDISDSKSIKAMFEQIGKLDAIICIAGEAKWDDFNNLTEDDYYIGLKSKLMGQVNLVRIGQQYLNPKGSITLSTGILADDPVVKTTSAAMVNGGIHSFVQAVALEIENGIRVNVVSSGMVEDAYKKYKDYFPGHNPIPMHKVINGYVRSVNGKGNGEIIRIYN